The Coffea arabica cultivar ET-39 chromosome 8e, Coffea Arabica ET-39 HiFi, whole genome shotgun sequence genome window below encodes:
- the LOC113703595 gene encoding RGG repeats nuclear RNA binding protein A isoform X1, with product MATMNPFDLLGDDDNDDPSQLLAAQQQKAPVASAAPATKKGPAQAQSNQPAKAQAQAQGQAKLPSKPLPPAQAVREAKNEIQRGGGRGGGRGDGRGRGRGRGGRGFDRDSADNENTAAGNNGYSGGYRTSEDVEAGKTGERRGYGGPRGGFRGGRRGGFSNGEAADGESGERPPRRIFDRRSGTGRGNEIKREGAGRGNWGTPTDEIAPETEEPVNEGEKNADTEKQSGQETVGDANKDSHVDEPEEKEKEPEEKEMTLEDYQKLLEEKRKSLLASKPEERKVNLDKEFESMQLLSNKKNDDDVFIKLGSDKDKRRDAGEKAKKAVSINEFLKPAEGENYYRPGGRGRGRGRGRGGYGNNSYNVEAPSIADVGQFPSLGGN from the exons ATGGCGACAATGAACCCATTTGATCTTTTGGGCGATGATGATAATGATGACCCAAGTCAGCTTCTTGCTGCTCAGCAGCAGAAAGCTCCGGTGGCTTCTGCAGCTCCGGCTACCAAGAAGGGTCCAGCACAAGCTCAGTCGAATCAGCCGGCTAAGGCTCAGGCTCAGGCTCAGGGTCAAGCCAAGCTTCCTTCCAAGCCCCTTCCCCCAGCTCAGGCTG TAAGGGAAGCAAAGAATGAAATTCAACGTGGTGGCGGGCGTGGTGGTGGACGTGGTGATGGTCGTGGTCGTGGGCGTGGGCGTGGCGGTCGAGGATTTGACCGAGATTCTGCTGATAATGAAAATACAGCTGCCGGCAACAATGGGTACTCTGGAGGGTATAGAACTTCAGAAGATGTGGAGGCTGGGAAGACTGGTGAAAGGCGTGGATATGGTGGTCCTCGTGGAGGTTTTCGTGGGGGTCGCCGTGGTGGTTTTAGTAATGGGGAAGCTGCAGATGGTGAGAGTGGAGAACGCCCTCCTAGGAGGATATTTGATCGCCGTAGTGGTACTGGTCGTGG AAATGAGATAAAACGTGAGGGTGCTGGTCGTGGAAATTGGGGGACCCCAACTGATGAGATTGCTCC TGAAACTGAAGAACCGGTCAATGAGGGTGAGAAGAATGCTGATACTGAGAAACAATCAGGACAGGAAACAGTTGGGGATGCCAACAAAGATTCTCATGTGGACGAGCCAGAAGAGAAAGAGAAGGAACCTGAGGAAAAG GAGATGACACTGGAGGATTATCAGAAGCTACTTGAAGAGAAGAGGAAAAGCTTGCTGGCATCAAAACCAGAGGAGAGGAAGGTTAACTTGGATAAAGAATTTGAATCCATGCAATTGCTGTCTAACAAAAAGAATGATGATGATGTCTTCATAAAATTG GGGTCTGACAAAGATAAGCGCAGGGATGCTGGTGAAAAAGCAAAGAAG GCTGTAAGCATAAATGAATTCCTGAAGCCTGCTGAGGGTGAAAATTATTATCGTCCTGGTGGCCGTGGAAGGGGACGTGGCCGTGGTAGGGGAGGATATGGAAACAACTCATACAACGTTGAAGCTCCTTCCATTGCAGATGTCGGGCAGTTTCCTTCTTTGGGCGGAAACTAA
- the LOC113703595 gene encoding RGG repeats nuclear RNA binding protein A isoform X2 yields MATMNPFDLLGDDDNDDPSQLLAAQQQKAPVASAAPATKKGPAQAQSNQPAKAQAQAQGQAKLPSKPLPPAQAVREAKNEIQRGGGRGGGRGDGRGRGRGRGGRGFDRDSADNENTAAGNNGYSGGYRTSEDVEAGKTGERRGYGGPRGGFRGGRRGGFSNGEAADGESGERPPRRIFDRRSGTGRGNEIKREGAGRGNWGTPTDEIAPETEEPVNEGEKNADTEKQSGQETVGDANKDSHVDEPEEKEKEPEEKEMTLEDYQKLLEEKRKSLLASKPEERKVNLDKEFESMQLLSNKKNDDDVFIKLGSDKDKRRDAGEKAKKV; encoded by the exons ATGGCGACAATGAACCCATTTGATCTTTTGGGCGATGATGATAATGATGACCCAAGTCAGCTTCTTGCTGCTCAGCAGCAGAAAGCTCCGGTGGCTTCTGCAGCTCCGGCTACCAAGAAGGGTCCAGCACAAGCTCAGTCGAATCAGCCGGCTAAGGCTCAGGCTCAGGCTCAGGGTCAAGCCAAGCTTCCTTCCAAGCCCCTTCCCCCAGCTCAGGCTG TAAGGGAAGCAAAGAATGAAATTCAACGTGGTGGCGGGCGTGGTGGTGGACGTGGTGATGGTCGTGGTCGTGGGCGTGGGCGTGGCGGTCGAGGATTTGACCGAGATTCTGCTGATAATGAAAATACAGCTGCCGGCAACAATGGGTACTCTGGAGGGTATAGAACTTCAGAAGATGTGGAGGCTGGGAAGACTGGTGAAAGGCGTGGATATGGTGGTCCTCGTGGAGGTTTTCGTGGGGGTCGCCGTGGTGGTTTTAGTAATGGGGAAGCTGCAGATGGTGAGAGTGGAGAACGCCCTCCTAGGAGGATATTTGATCGCCGTAGTGGTACTGGTCGTGG AAATGAGATAAAACGTGAGGGTGCTGGTCGTGGAAATTGGGGGACCCCAACTGATGAGATTGCTCC TGAAACTGAAGAACCGGTCAATGAGGGTGAGAAGAATGCTGATACTGAGAAACAATCAGGACAGGAAACAGTTGGGGATGCCAACAAAGATTCTCATGTGGACGAGCCAGAAGAGAAAGAGAAGGAACCTGAGGAAAAG GAGATGACACTGGAGGATTATCAGAAGCTACTTGAAGAGAAGAGGAAAAGCTTGCTGGCATCAAAACCAGAGGAGAGGAAGGTTAACTTGGATAAAGAATTTGAATCCATGCAATTGCTGTCTAACAAAAAGAATGATGATGATGTCTTCATAAAATTG GGGTCTGACAAAGATAAGCGCAGGGATGCTGGTGAAAAAGCAAAGAAGGTTTAG
- the LOC113703633 gene encoding phospholipase A1-Ibeta2, chloroplastic-like, whose amino-acid sequence MMQIGSTIPAHNLSSFQARRANFKCNGSPLNPSTRAPQAHAQNIKAVQSTTEVTKKHLSNLEKLLQKESIPPDPEPVAKESSQQNGLPESKGRGLLEGLNLARIWPEMKAAEDMSPKHLNRLQRLLSMSQEYSPRSTLGSRWREYHGCNDWAGLLDPLDENLRREVVRYGEFVQAAYHGFHSNPAMSADEAPSQRHVALPDRSYRVTQSLYATSSIGLPKWVDDVAPDLGWMTQRSSWIGYVAVCDDRREIQRMGRRDIVIALRGTATCLEWAENMRDVLVQMPGENGSKDGQPKVECGFSSLYQTPGAHVPSLAQSVVEEIQRLIEQYRGETLSITVTGHSLGAALALLVANELSTCAPNVPPVAVVSFGGPRVGNRGFADQITENNVKVLRVVNNQDVITRVPGMFVSETLDKKLRESGAAAGVLNALDGSMPWAYSHVGTELRVDTKMSPYLKPNADVACCHDLEAYLHLVDGFLASNCPFRSNAKRSLVKLLNEQGSNVKRLYTSKASSLGRLNLERGGNLHMSSCLPSPS is encoded by the coding sequence atgatgcaaaTTGGCTCAACAATTCCGGCACACAACCTGAGTAGTTTTCAGGCTAGGCGTGCCAATTTCAAGTGCAATGGATCTCCTTTGAACCCTTCAACAAGAGCTCCTCAAGCTCATGCACAAAACATTAAGGCAGTTCAATCCACCACTGAGGTGACAAAAAAGCACCTTTCCAATCTTGAAAAACTGTTGCAGAAGGAATCCATCCCTCCTGACCCTGAACCAGTGGCTAAAGAATCTTCCCAACAAAATGGTTTGCCGGAGAGTAAGGGAAGAGGCCTGTTGGAGGGACTCAACCTGGCTAGAATATGGCCTGAGATGAAAGCTGCTGAGGACATGTCTCCTAAGCATTTGAACAGGCTACAGAGACTTCTATCCATGTCACAGGAGTATTCTCCCCGGAGTACTCTCGGTAGCCGGTGGCGCGAATATCACGGCTGCAATGACTGGGCTGGCCTTCTTGATCCCCTCGATGAGAATCTCCGGCGAGAGGTGGTCAGGTACGGCGAGTTTGTTCAGGCAGCCTATCATGGCTTTCACTCCAACCCCGCCATGTCAGCAGACGAAGCTCCCTCTCAACGACATGTGGCACTGCCTGATAGGTCCTACAGGGTTACCCAGAGCCTCTATGCCACGTCATCCATCGGATTGCCCAAGTGGGTGGATGATGTGGCACCGGATCTCGGGTGGATGACCCAGAGGTCGAGTTGGATCGGATATGTGGCAGTGTGCGATGATCGTAGGGAGATCCAACGGATGGGAAGGAGGGACATCGTGATCGCCCTACGTGGAACGGCCACGTGTCTCGAGTGGGcagaaaatatgagggacgtgTTAGTCCAAATGCCAGGAGAAAATGGCTCAAAAGATGGACAACCAAAAGTGGAATGTGGTTTTTCGAGTCTATACCAGACCCCTGGAGCTCATGTCCCAAGCCTAGCTCAATCAGTCGTTGAAGAAATTCAAAGACTAATTGAACAATACAGAGGAGAGACCCTAAGCATAACTGTCACAGGGCACAGCCTGGGCGCTGCCTTGGCACTGTTGGTGGCAAATGAACTCAGCACTTGTGCACCAAACGTGCCACCAGTAGCGGTTGTTTCCTTCGGAGGCCCTCGAGTTGGCAACCGTGGATTTGCAGATCAAATCACTGAGAACAACGTTAAAGTGCTAAGAGTTGTGAACAACCAAGATGTAATCACAAGGGTTCCGGGCATGTTCGTCAGCGAAACACTTGACAAGAAGCTGAGGGAGTCAGGTGCTGCCGCCGGGGTGCTTAATGCCTTGGACGGCAGCATGCCCTGGGCGTATTCACATGTCGGGACAGAACTAAGAGTTGACACAAAAATGTCTCCCTATTTGAAGCCAAATGCAGATGTAGCATGTTGCCATGACTTGGAGGCTTACCTGCACTTGGTGGATGGTTTCTTGGCGTCAAATTGCCCTTTTAGATCAAATGCCAAGAGGAGTTTAGTGAAATTGCTAAATGAACAGGGATCTAATGTGAAAAGATTGTATACTAGTAAAGCAAGTTCCTTGGGCAGATTGAATCTTGAAAGAGGAGGAAATCTGCACATGTCAAGCTGCTTGCCAAGTCCATCCTAA
- the LOC113704965 gene encoding increased DNA methylation 1-like yields MDNDTGSYTDDTYKRIVCHSKLAVALRLMDDCFEPIVDRHTRINVIRSVVYNCGANFKRIQFRGFYTAVLEKDDEIISVASLRIHGTKLAEMPFIATSDQYRCKGMCKKLMVAIESALCYLNVESLVIPSTSERISNWIEKYGFRLLDSTLNREIICRNTLMFHDSVRLQKSLGPSCLAKSDRSIGATSSVRKARINQQQNWLSFSHKAAMASLFDLDFQPPEWNKNPWMNSRERMPYR; encoded by the exons ATGGACAATGACACAGGTAGTTACACAGATGACACATACAAAAGAATCGTTTGCCACTCCAAGCTTGCTGTTGCACTGAGATTGATGGATGACTGCTTTGAGCCAATTGTAGACCGCCATACTAGAATCAATGTGATCCGTAGTGTTGTTTATAATTGCGG AGCAAACTTCAAGAGAATCCAATTTAGGGGGTTTTATACTGCCGTCTTGGAAAAGGATGATGAAATTATCTCTGTGGCATCCTTGAG GATTCATGGGACAAAGCTTGCTGAGATGCCCTTCATTGCAACCAGCGATCAGTATAGGTGCAAAGGAATGTGCAAAAAGCTTATGGTCGCAATTGAATCA GCTCTTTGTTACCTCAATGTTGAAAGTCTGGTCATTCCATCCACATCTGAGAGGATCAGCAACTGGATTGAAAAGTACGGTTTCCGTCTTCTTGATTCTACATTGAACAGAGAAATCATATGTCGCAACACTTTGATGTTCCATGATTCAGTCAGATTGCAGAAGTCATTAGGACCTTCTTGTTTGGCAAAATCAGACAGAAGCATTGGTG caacttcttcagtgagaaaggCCAGGATCAACCAACAACAAAATTGGCTAAGTTTTTCACATAAAGCAGCTATGGCATCGCtatttgatttggattttcaaCCTCCTGAATGGAACAAAAACCCTTGGATGAACAGCAGAGAAAGAATGCCCTATAGATAG
- the LOC113703622 gene encoding uncharacterized protein: MGSSDSLSLPSEPPYIAKWFPSYVYESPELNSIDDFNDSGRPILAETGENEEEKEGNFDENGVLKRRHDVLLSDGKDTSDGFLQSNCIDRIDNRNIEVLKDSDSLSLSSVPPDVRNWFSSYEYESPTINTSYEFSSQPHGNVFDEECITGKEDKLIRATKAVQKNDLEGQKTSFGLVKCTNSGRKKEYEHHSFPKDILKADGEKNSAILNDLTPQRRSCQILPLKQMIDHGKGLAEGFELSIQNGKSPIDALNAKFNAEHSHMMLNIKSRSGSKMGNSPHKAIQSRVPIEESDKPEHFTIVTTTRPPTENLEYFTLVNQKPENEALGGQENKENARTGFAENGFISMRRSKVGDGENSCKGPLAGESYSSRNGATVPPRGNKEATATRKILLDTTNFQAPNLLEVTGKWRCPQKSKPNLGPPLKQLRLEQWVRRV; the protein is encoded by the exons ATGGGTTCTTCAGATTCCTTATCGCTTCCTTCAG AGCCTCCATATATAGCCAAGTGGTTCCCAAGTTATGTATACGAGTCTCCAGAATTGAATAGCATCGATGATTTTAACGATTCTGGTCGTCCCATATTAGCTGAAACTGGGGAGAACGaagaggaaaaggaagggaATTTTGATGAAAACGGTGTACTCAAAAGAAGGCATGATGTTTTGCTTTCTGATGGGAAGGATACTTCAGATGGCTTTCTCCAGTCTAATTGCATTGATAGAATTGACAACCGGAACATTGAG GTTTTGAAAGATTCAGATTCCCTCTCACTTTCTTCGG TGCCTCCAGATGTTAGGAATTGGTTCTCTAGTTATGAATACGAATCTCCAACAATTAATACCAGCTACGAGTTCAGTTCACAGCCTCATGGAAATGTGTTTGATGAAGAATGTATCACAGGGAAAGAAGACAAATTGATTAGGGCAACTAAGGCAGTTCAAAAGAATGATTTGGAAGGTCAGAAAACTTCTTTTGGGCTTGTCAAATGCACCAACTCTGGCAGAAAAAAGGAGTATGAGCACCACTCCTTCCCTAAG GATATACTAAAGGCTGATGGAGAGAAAAACTCAGCTATACTAAATGACTTGACTCCTCAAAGGCGTTCATGTCAAATTCTGCCCTTGAAACAGATGATTGACCACGGTAAAGGTTTAGCGGAAGGTTTTGAACTATCAATCCAAAATGGAAAAAGCCCTATTGATGCTTTAAATGCTAAGTTCAATGCGGAGCATAGTCATATGATGTTGAATATCAAAAGTAGGTCAGGTAGCAAGATGGGGAACTCGCCTCATAAGGCAATTCAGAGCAGGGTTCCAATAGAAGAGAGCGATAAGCCTGAACATTTTACCATAGTTACTACAACTAGACCACCTACAGAAAACTTGGAGTACTTCACTCTGGTAAACCAAAAACCAGAAAACGAGGCTCTTGGTGGACAAGAGAATAAAGAGAATGCCAGGACAGGGTTTGCAGAAAATGGGTTCATTTCGATGAGGAGGAGCAAGGTAGGTGATGGAGAGAATTCTTGCAAAGGGCCACTTGCTGGTGAGTCTTATTCTTCTAGGAATGGAGCCACAGTTCCACCAAGAGGCAACAAGGAGGCTACAGCAACAAGAAAGATTCTCTTGGACACAACCAATTTCCAAGCTCCTAATCTGTTGGAAGTTACTGGAAAATGGAGGTGTCCTCAAAAGAGTAAACCCAACTTAGGCCCTCCTTTGAAGCAGCTCAGACTTGAACAATGGGTTCGTCGGGTCTAA